A part of Rhodamnia argentea isolate NSW1041297 chromosome 8, ASM2092103v1, whole genome shotgun sequence genomic DNA contains:
- the LOC115738183 gene encoding CASP-like protein 5A2: protein MNVSHASVHPVEDPPTTEGANAPRVRVKDVQGMPATLGGLALRFFQFLFAAAGLCVMATTSDFPSVTAFCYLVAATGLQSLWSFSLAVVDIYALLVGRSLQNYRVAVFFAMGDGITSTLTFAAACASAGITVLIDNDLSSCSQNHCAQFETATAMAFISWFVALPSFLFNFWSLASR, encoded by the exons ATGAACGTGAGCCATGCCTCGGTTCACCCAGTGGAGGATCCGCCTACGACGGAAGGTGCGAATGCACCGAGAGTCAGGGTAAAGGATGTACAGGGTATGCCCGCGACGCTCGGTGGGCTCGCCTTGCGTTTTTTCCAGTTTCTGTTTGCAGCTGCCGGGCTTTGTGTTATGGCCACCACTAGCGATTTCCCCTCCGTGACAGCCTTCTG CTATCTTGTAGCAGCTACTGGCTTACAGAGCTTATGGAGTTTTTCATTGGCTGTTGTGGACATATATGCCCTTCTAGTGGGGCGATCGCTGCAAAATTATCGAGTGGCGGTGTTCTTTGCCATGGGTGATGGG ATTACTTCCACTCTCACATTTGCAGCAGCATGTGCATCAGCAGGCATTACAGTCCTTATTGACAATGATCTCTCTAGCTGTTCCCAGAACCACTGCGCACAGTTTGAAACTGCCACGGCAATGGCATTCATTAGTTGGTTTGTTGCGTtgccatcttttcttttcaatttttggtcGCTGGCGTCCCGATGA
- the LOC115738182 gene encoding double-stranded RNA-binding protein 2-like, with translation MYKNQLQELAQRSCFNLPSYACIREGPDHAPRFKATVNFNGENFESPSYCSTLRQAEHSAAEVALHSLATRGPSHSLAARILDETGVYKNLLQEIAQRVGAPLPQYFTFRSGLGHLPVFTGRVELAGIIFTGEPAKTKKQAEKNAAMAAWSSLKQLSKETASTSSETENNDELEQITIARALLNYRSKEKAALANSPSGSIPFAKKFQIQNLRATSPQPPPVTTSKILPLFFQKAASQVRPSPTSANDRPLPVPRNPSAEALGARLQKFPAAGAVPYIPIQQFRAPCRGIAPPVAIRTVTPVYAAPLRPPPSARLPAPVMQASPVGVAPPVCTGQAVPVFAAPPAQRENPPMVYKEPPFTSIISCDGSLPIVEERKSAPAKQQQESEVAQKVKELAI, from the exons ATGTACAAGAACCAGCTGCAGGAGCTGGCGCAGAGGAGCTGCTTCAACCTGCCCTCCTACGCGTGCATCAGGGAAGGTCCCGACCACGCCCCTCGCTTCAAGGCCACCGTCAACTTCAACGGCGAGAACTTCGAGAGCCCCAGCTACTGCTCCACCCTCCGCCAGGCCGAGCACTCCGCCGCCGAGGTCGCCCTCCACTCCCTCGCCACTCGCGGCCCTTCTCACTCCCTCGCCGCTCGAATCCTC GATGAGACGGGGGTTTATAAAAACCTCTTACAGGAGATTGCACAAAGAGTTGGAGCTCCATTGCCACAATATTTTACATTTCGATCAGGCCTAGGCCACCTGCCTGTGTTTACAGGCAGGGTAGAGTTAGCTGGAATCATTTTCACTGGAGAACCTGCCAAGACGAAGAAACAAGCAGAAAAGAATGCAGCAATGGCAGCTTGGTCGTCTCTGAAGCAAT TGTCGAAAGAAACTGCTAGTACATCATCTGAGACAGAGAACAATGATGAGCTGGAGCAGATAACGATAGCACGAGCTTTACTAAACTATCGTTCGAAGGAGAAGGCAGCATTGGCTAACTCCCCCAGCGGCTCCATACCATTCGCGAAgaagtttcaaattcaaaatctaaGAGCAACTAGCCCACAACCTCCACCTGTCACCACATCAAAGATCCTTCCTCTATTTTTCCAAAAAGCAGCTTCTCAAGTCAGACCTTCACCGACATCCGCAAATGATAGGCCCTTGCCAGTTCCAAGGAATCCATCTGCGGAAGCTCTTGGGGCCCGCCTGCAGAAGTTCCCAGCTGCTGGAGCTGTTCCTTACATCCCCATTCAGCAGTTTAGGGCACCATGCCGTGGTATTGCACCCCCAGTGGCAATAAGGACTGTAACACCAGTATACGCTGCTCCCCTCCGTCCACCGCCTTCAGCGAGATTGCCAGCTCCGGTCATGCAGGCATCACCCGTGGGAGTGGCCCCACCTGTCTGTACCGGGCAAGCTGTGCCTGTATTTGCTGCACCACCGGCCCAGAGGGAGAATCCTCCAATGGTTTACAAAGAACCTCCTTTTACTTCTATCATTTCATGTGATGGGTCTCTCCCTATTGTGGAGGAAAGGAAGAGTGCACCTGCCAAGCAGCAGCAAGAATCTGAGGTTGCACAAAAAGTGAAAGAACTAGCGATCTAA
- the LOC115738184 gene encoding ubiquitin-like protein 5: MIEVVLNDRLGKKVRVKCNEDDTIGDLKKLVAAQTGTRPDKIRIQKWYNIYKDHITLKDYEIHDGMGLELYYN; encoded by the coding sequence ATGATCGAGGTGGTGCTGAACGACCGGCTGGGGAAGAAGGTGAGGGTGAAGTGCAACGAGGACGACACCATCGGCGACCTCAAGAAGCTCGTCGCCGCCCAGACCGGCACTCGGCCCGACAAGATCAGGATCCAGAAGTGGTACAACATCTACAAGGACCACATCACCCTCAAGGACTACGAGATCCACGACGGCATGGGTCTCGAGCTCTACTACAACTGA